The following proteins come from a genomic window of Anopheles ziemanni chromosome 3, idAnoZiCoDA_A2_x.2, whole genome shotgun sequence:
- the LOC131284005 gene encoding defensin-like — translation MFCKNTFALAKTGLVLVVVVLAVCSNGYPSGQADPEENGALVVETGPEPEQSSLVADVLEGHQRFKRATCDLTSGTNIGSSACAAHCIVKGFRGGYCNDKLVCVCRK, via the exons atgttctgcaaaaATACATTTGCTCTGGCGAAAACTGGCCTCGTgctggttgtggtggtgctggCTGTCTGTTCCAACGGATACCCCTCGGGCCAAGCCGATCCGGAAGAGAATGGAGCATTGGTTGTTGAAACTGGCCCAG AGCCGGAACAATCCTCGTTGGTCGCAGATGTCCTGGAGGGACATCAGCGGTTCAAGCGGGCAACCTGCGATTTGACCAGCGGAACCAATATCGGCAGCAGTGCCTGTGCAGCCCACTGTATCGTCAAGGGCTTCCGTGGAGGCTATTGCAACGATAAGCTGGTTTGCGTTTGCCGGAAGTAG